ACAACAACATTTAATCCGCTTTCATGCATGTTTCTTGATTGTGCCATTCCTTGGCTTCCATATCCTATAACTGCAACAGTTTTATCCTTTAAAATGTTTAGATCGACATCTTTTTCATAATACATTTTCATTTTTTCTCCTCCATTTAAATAATATTTTTAACATAAATGCTTAATTTTTTTAGTTGTAAATACAAATTACATGGTCTTAGTTCCTCTTGAAATTGCTGTTGGGCCTGTTCTGGCAACTTCTTTGATGCCAAATATCCTAACAAGATCTATAAGGGATTCTATTTTTTCAGGCGGGCCTGTAATTTCAATTGTAAGTGTATCAGGACCCACATCAATTATTCTTCCACGGAATATATTTGCATATTGTATTACTTCTGATCTCACTTTCTCATTTGCTGTATGAACCTTGATTAAACATAGTTCTCGTTTTACTGTTATTTGAGGTTCAAGATCCCTTACTTTAATTACTTCTATGAGTTTGTTGAGTTGTTTTGTAATTTGTTCAAGAACTTTTTCATCACCCTTTGTTATAATTGTCATACGTGCAAGGTGCTCTTGTTCTGATGTGCCTACAGTAATATTCTCAATATTAAAACCTCTTCTAGTGAAAAGACCTGCTACTCTTTGGAGTACACCCGGTTTATGAAGAACCAAAGCACTTATAATATGAGTTCTGCTTTCATCCAACTTAATCACCACCCTTTTCTTTTCCAGTTGGTTTATAAAGAATTTCACCTGGTGTTTCTTGTTCAGTCTTGTATTCGCCAATAATTTCTGTTATCCCCCTTCCCGGTGGCACCATAGGGAGTATCTCTTCAGGGTCAATTATAACATCGATAAGGTAAGGTTCTCCTGACCTAATGGCATTTCTAATTGTTACTTCCATTTCTCCAGGTTTTTCAACTCTTTCTGCACTAACCCCGAAAGATTCTGCTAGTTTTACAAAGTCAGGACTCTGACCTAGGTGTGTGTGTGACATTCTTTTATTATAAAACAATTTTTGCCACTGTGAAACCATACCAAGACGTCTGTTATCTAATACACAGATAACTAAAGGTATATCATATTCTTTAATGGTAGCTAGGTCTTGACACACCATTAGAAATCCACCGTCTCCACATACAGCCACAACATCATTATCTGGCATCGCAATTTTCGCACCCATTGCAGCAGGGAACCCGAATCCCATTGTTCCAAGTCCTCCTGATGAAATAAACTTTCTGGGATTTCTTGAAGTGAAATAATGGGCCATCCACATCTGGTTCTGACCCACATCAGTGGTCACAATTGTATCATCAGTAATGGCTTCATATAATTCTTTTATCACTTGTTGAGGTTTTAATGGAATGTCATCAGCAAATGATAAACGAGGTATGCAAGTCTTCTTAAAGTTCAGCACATGGTTTAACCAGGCACTTTGATGTTTATTCTCATTTTTATCTTTTGAAATAATCTTTATCAGATTATTGAGTATTATCTTGGCATCTCCAACAATAGGAACATCGACATCAACATTTTTACCTATTTCGGCTGGATCAACATCTATATGGATAATTTTTGCATTTTTAGCAAATTCTGAAATTAAACCGGTAGTACGATCTGAGAATCTACACCCAATTGCTATTAGGCAGTCGCATTCATCAACAATAAAATTTGATACTTTTCTTCCATGCATTCCTAACATTCCGAGCGATAACTGATCATCTTCTGGAAATGAACCTTTACCCATCAGTGTTGTAGTTACTGGTGCTTCAACCAATTTTGAAAATTTTAACAGTTCTTCTGATGAATTGGAAAGTATTATACCTCCACCAGCTAAAATAACAGGCATTTTTGAATTTAATATTAATTCTGCTGCTCTTTTGACCTGTAATGGATGGCCTTTTTTAGTAGGTTTGTATCCTGGAAGATCCATATCTTTTGCTTGATCATAATCGAACTCTTCTTCTTGAACATCTTTTGGAAGATCTAAAACCACTGGCCCGTTTCTACCTGTTCCCGCTATATAAAATGCAGATTTTATCATTCCAGGAATTTCTTCAGCTTTCATTGCTTGGAAATTATGTTTTGTTATTGGCATTGTAATACCAATAGTATCTACTTCCTGAAACGCGTCATTACCAATTAAATGTGATGATACTTGACCTGCAATTGCTACTATTGGGGAAGAATCCATGTACGCTGTAGCGATTCCAGTTATAAGATTGGTTGCACCGGGTCCTGAGGTACCAATACATACACCTACCTTACCTGAAGCTCTTGCAAACCCGTCTGCTGCATGAGCTGCGCATTGTTCATGTCTTACTAGTATATGTTTTAGATCTGAATCGTATAATACATCGTATAACGGAAGTAGAACCCCTCCAGGATACCCGAAAACAACTTCTACTCCTTGATCTGTGAGTGATTTGATTATGGCTTCGCCACCCTTCATAAAAACACCTAACTTACTTTTAATCACTTTATTGTCCTTTTTTTTAATCTACCTTAATTGAATAATTCTATTCATTTCAACATTACCATGTTGAAGTATATATTATCTTTTATTAACCATCTATCACTGACTGACCCCCAAGCATATAAAACATAATAATATAGATTTTTTTAAGTTTAACATTATAATTCATCTTATATATTGGATGAGTCGAATTAATCCTTTATAAATCAATAAACTTAAATTATAAAATATATTTTTTGTAAAGATTAATATAGAATTAATCGATTTAAAGTTATTTTATATAAAAAAATAGAATATTTGGTACTATTGGATGTATTGGCCATGAAGTAAACTATTTTATACTGGTATTCTCAAGGTGTCAATCATTTTTATAAGTGTAGGGGATTATAGATTTAGGCAAGGAGGAGTAAACATGAAGATTCTTGTAGTAGGAACTGGAGCAAGGGAACATGCAATTTGTAACGCGGTGAAAGACGCCGAATTATATTCTATCATGAGCAATAGAAACCCGGGAATATCCCGGATATCAAAATTCCAAATTTCAAGCGAGAAAGATTTGATTGGAGTTAAGAAATATGCTTTGGATAATAAAATTGACATAGCAATAATTGGTCCAGAGGCACCCCTTGAAATGGGAATTGTAGACGAACTTCAGGCAGCAGGTATAGGATGTGTAGGTCCAACTAAAGAAGCTGCAAGGATCGAGACTGATAAGGCATTTATGAGGGATCTATTTGATACTTATAAAATTGGGGGGTCTATTGTTTACAAAGTTTTCGATAGTGTGGAGGATACTGGAGATTTCATTGATGAATTTGGTCAAGACGTAGTAGTGAAGCCTGTTGGACTAACCGGGGGTAAGGGTGTTAAAATTGTTGGAGAACATCTTGAAGATGGTGAAGCTGCTAAAAGATATGTAAAAGAAATAATAGACAATAAAATCAGCGGTTATGCTCAAGTGGTAATTGAGGAAAGATTAATTGGTGAAGAATTCACTGTACAGGCTTTTGTTGATGGAGACAAAGTTGTACCAATGCCCGCTGCCCAAGATCATCCTCATGCTTATGAAGGTGATCAGGGTCCAATTACTGGAGGAATGGGATCTTATTCTGATAAAGATGGTTTACTTCCATTTTTAGATAGAAAAAATTATCAAGATTCGGTCAAGATAATGCAAGATACAGTTAACGCAATAAAAAAAGAAGTTGGACCATACAAGGGTATTTTATATGGTCAGTTTATGTTATGTAAAGATGGACCTAAACTTGTAGAATACAATGCAAGATTTGGAGACCCCGAGGCCATGAATGTTCTACCTCTTCTAAAAACAGATTTTGTCGAATTATGTGAGAATATAGTCGATGGAAATTTAAAATCAGCTGATTTTAAAAGAAAAGCGACTGTATGTAAGTATATAGTGCCTCAAGGTTATCCGGAAACAGGAAAAGCTGGACAGATAATAAATGTAGATGAATCTAAAATAAATCAAGAAGGTGCACTTGTTTATTACGCTGCAGTGAATCAAAAGGATGATAAAATATTTACATCTGCATCAAGGGCACTTGGGCTTGTTGGGATTGGGAATACAATATCAGAAGCAGAAGAAATATGTGAAAATGTTACAAAATATGTTAAAGGTAAGGTTTATCATAGGAGAGATGTTGGAACTGTTAAACTCATTGAAAAGAGAATTAAACACATGAATATGCTCAGATCATAATTTAACTATTAAATTTTTAGGATTAAACAAGTAAAACTGGAACTTTCAAAAATTCTAATAAAAATTTAACAAATTAGTACATTCTAGAAATTAACAATAAAAACTTGTAAAATATTAGGATAGACTGTTTTCACATATATGAATTAGATTATAGTTATGAAAATAAGAGGAATTGACACGATAAAATAAGTTTTTAATGGAATTAGTCAAAAATAACCTAGATTTCAAATTGTACAGTTAAATTTAAGTAATATTGGAATAAGATAATTTAATTCTTACAGAGAACTTCAGTTTTGGGGGATAAGTAATGAAACATCTTTTATCGGTCACTGATGCAAAGAAGGATATATTTGAAATACTAGAATTGGCAGGGAATTTTAAAGAGGATCCATATGGTAAAAAACCTTTAAAAAATAAGACCCTTGCAATGATATTTGAAAAAGCATCAACAAGGACCAGGATATCATTTGAAGTGGCAATGTTACACCTTGGAGGTAACCCTCTTTATCTATCGGCTTCGGACATGCAATTAGGTCGTGGAGAGATCATTGAGGACACTGCTAATGTATTATCAAGATATGTAGATGGGGTTATGATAAGAGCCATCAAACACGAAGATGTACTTCTCTTCGCACAAAACTCGAATGTTCCTGTTATTAATGGTTTAACTGATAAAGAACATCCATGTCAGTCATTAACAGACATATTTACTATTTTTGAACATAAAAATAGTTACCAAGTTAAAATGGCATATTTAGGGGATGGAAACAATGTTTGCAATTCACTTTTACTTACATGTGCTCTTGTTGGTATGGATTTGACAGTAGTATGCCCTGTAGGATACGAACCAGACCAGGAAATATTTGAAAAAGCTTTAATGTACGCGGAAGAAACAGGTTCAAATATTGAGATAACTAGTAATGTTCGTGATGGAGTTAAAGATGCAGATGTTATTTATACAGATGTTTGGGTTAGTATGGGTGACGAAGCTGAAAAATTGCAACGTTTGATTGATCTGAATGATTATCAAGTTAACATGGAACTTTTGAAACGTGCCAAACCTGATGCCTTAGTAATGCATTGTCTTCCTGCTATTAGGGGTCAAGAAATTACAGATGAAGTAATGAAAAGTTCCCAATCTGTTATTTGGGATCAGGCAGAAAATAGGATGCATGTAGAAACTGCTATACTTTTCAAACTCTTAAATAAATGAATATAAATAAATTCATTTTTTTCTAATTAATATTTCGTACTACATAGATTGTGGAGCTTCAATTCCCATTAGCTTAAGGCAATTTTGTATGGTAATTCGAGATTTGTCTACTATTAGAAGTCTTAAATCTTCTTTATCTGATCCAATTACTGGGACTGACTTGTAGAATTTGTTGAATGCACCTGCAAGATCTTGTGAGTATTGTGCAATGTTATGAACTCTATTTATTCTAGCAGACTCTTCTATAACAAATGGAAATTTAGATATGATCTTTATGAGATCAATTTCAAATGGATGTTCAAGATTTAAATCTATAATCTCATCTAATTCATTTGTCTTGTAGTTAGCTTTCTCTAAAAGTTTGCATGCTCTGGCATGAGAGTACTGTATTGATGCACAACCACGTTCAAAACTCAGAGCTTCATCCCACTTGAAAATTATATGTTTTTCAGGCGATAATCTGGCTATAAAATATCTAATTGCACCTATTCCAATTTGTTCAGCAATTTTCAAGCGTTCAGATTCATCAAGATCAGTTCTTCTTTTTTCAATTTCTTTCATGGCCCTTATAACAGCTTCTTCCATTAAATCATCGACACTTATGAAGACTCCCCTTCTAGTTGACATTGATCCTTCTGGAAGAGTAATAAATTCATAAAATATTACTTCAGGTTTTTTAGCACCGAGGAGTTCAAGTGGTATGTTCAACTGGTCAATTGCTAACTTATGATCAGAACCAAGAACATCTATTGAAAGATCAG
This sequence is a window from Methanobacterium sp. SMA-27. Protein-coding genes within it:
- a CDS encoding acetolactate synthase large subunit, with amino-acid sequence MKGGEAIIKSLTDQGVEVVFGYPGGVLLPLYDVLYDSDLKHILVRHEQCAAHAADGFARASGKVGVCIGTSGPGATNLITGIATAYMDSSPIVAIAGQVSSHLIGNDAFQEVDTIGITMPITKHNFQAMKAEEIPGMIKSAFYIAGTGRNGPVVLDLPKDVQEEEFDYDQAKDMDLPGYKPTKKGHPLQVKRAAELILNSKMPVILAGGGIILSNSSEELLKFSKLVEAPVTTTLMGKGSFPEDDQLSLGMLGMHGRKVSNFIVDECDCLIAIGCRFSDRTTGLISEFAKNAKIIHIDVDPAEIGKNVDVDVPIVGDAKIILNNLIKIISKDKNENKHQSAWLNHVLNFKKTCIPRLSFADDIPLKPQQVIKELYEAITDDTIVTTDVGQNQMWMAHYFTSRNPRKFISSGGLGTMGFGFPAAMGAKIAMPDNDVVAVCGDGGFLMVCQDLATIKEYDIPLVICVLDNRRLGMVSQWQKLFYNKRMSHTHLGQSPDFVKLAESFGVSAERVEKPGEMEVTIRNAIRSGEPYLIDVIIDPEEILPMVPPGRGITEIIGEYKTEQETPGEILYKPTGKEKGGD
- the argF gene encoding ornithine carbamoyltransferase; its protein translation is MKHLLSVTDAKKDIFEILELAGNFKEDPYGKKPLKNKTLAMIFEKASTRTRISFEVAMLHLGGNPLYLSASDMQLGRGEIIEDTANVLSRYVDGVMIRAIKHEDVLLFAQNSNVPVINGLTDKEHPCQSLTDIFTIFEHKNSYQVKMAYLGDGNNVCNSLLLTCALVGMDLTVVCPVGYEPDQEIFEKALMYAEETGSNIEITSNVRDGVKDADVIYTDVWVSMGDEAEKLQRLIDLNDYQVNMELLKRAKPDALVMHCLPAIRGQEITDEVMKSSQSVIWDQAENRMHVETAILFKLLNK
- the ilvN gene encoding acetolactate synthase small subunit, whose protein sequence is MDESRTHIISALVLHKPGVLQRVAGLFTRRGFNIENITVGTSEQEHLARMTIITKGDEKVLEQITKQLNKLIEVIKVRDLEPQITVKRELCLIKVHTANEKVRSEVIQYANIFRGRIIDVGPDTLTIEITGPPEKIESLIDLVRIFGIKEVARTGPTAISRGTKTM
- the purD gene encoding phosphoribosylamine--glycine ligase: MKILVVGTGAREHAICNAVKDAELYSIMSNRNPGISRISKFQISSEKDLIGVKKYALDNKIDIAIIGPEAPLEMGIVDELQAAGIGCVGPTKEAARIETDKAFMRDLFDTYKIGGSIVYKVFDSVEDTGDFIDEFGQDVVVKPVGLTGGKGVKIVGEHLEDGEAAKRYVKEIIDNKISGYAQVVIEERLIGEEFTVQAFVDGDKVVPMPAAQDHPHAYEGDQGPITGGMGSYSDKDGLLPFLDRKNYQDSVKIMQDTVNAIKKEVGPYKGILYGQFMLCKDGPKLVEYNARFGDPEAMNVLPLLKTDFVELCENIVDGNLKSADFKRKATVCKYIVPQGYPETGKAGQIINVDESKINQEGALVYYAAVNQKDDKIFTSASRALGLVGIGNTISEAEEICENVTKYVKGKVYHRRDVGTVKLIEKRIKHMNMLRS